The Chitinophagaceae bacterium genome segment CTGTCTGCAATCTTTAGCGTTTCAGTTTTATGTTTTTTGTCAATTGGGCTTTTAGGTTTCTCAAAAATGTAAAGCCCTAAAAATTCCCTGCGTGTGGGTTCGCCTGTTTCGGGGTGTGGAATAGCCGGGTAAAAATCTAAATACAGGCTTTGCCGTCCTTTGCTTATTTTCTTATGTCTTAATGTTACTTTAACTGCCATTGTCATTTATAATTTAGTTACTAAAGTTACTTTTGTTACTCTCTGAAACAATCTTATTTTTTACGTTAATAGTTTTTCAATAATCGGTTTTGGAA includes the following:
- a CDS encoding site-specific integrase — encoded protein: MAVKVTLRHKKISKGRQSLYLDFYPAIPHPETGEPTRREFLGLYIFEKPKSPIDKKHKTETLKIAD